The window ACGCCGCGGTGGTCTCCACGGCGCTGACGATCGCCGGCATCGTCGTCGCGCTCGTCGCCCCGGCGATCGGGCGCCTGGCGGACTCGTCCGGGCACCGGCGCCGGTCCGTCCTCATCGCCACGATCGGCATCGTCCTGTCCATCGGCGGCATGGTGTTCGTCGCGCCGAGCCAGCCGTACCTGGTGCTCGGGGCCGCGTTGCTCGGTATCGGCACGGTCGCGTACGAGATCGCGAGCGTCGGCTACAACGCCATGATCGGGCAGATCGCGTCGGGGGAACGGACCGGACGGGTCTCCGCGATCGGGTGGGCCGCCGGCTACTTCGGCGGCATCGTGCTGCTCGTGGTGCTGCTCGTCCTCTGCATCCAGGACTTCCGGGGCGACGGTGTCGTCGGCGGGCTCCTGCAGCTGCCCGCAACCGTCGCGACCGGACAGTGGGACGTCCGCGTCGCGATCGGCATCGCCGCCGTGTGGCTCGCGGTCAGCTCGATCCCGCTCTTCATCGTGGTGCCCGACGCCGCGCCCGATCCGCGCGGGACCGGTGGCGTGCTCGGCGCCTACCGCGACCTGGGGCGTGACATCGCCCGGCTCTGGCGCGAACGGCGCAACGTGCTCGCGTTCCTGCTCGCCAGCGCGGTCTTCCGCGACGGTGTCGGCGCGGTCTTCACGTTCGGCGGCATCATCGCGGCCCAGGTGTTCGGCTTCAGCGCATCGCAGGTCATCCTGTTCGCCATCGCCGCGAACGTCGTCGCCGGAGTCGCCACCTTCGTGTCCGGACGGCTCGACGACCGGTTCGGCTCGCGTGCGCTCATCATGGTGTCGCTGATCGGCCTCGCCGCCTGCGGACTCGGCGTACTCGCCGCGGGGACGCGGACCGAGTGGTTCTGGGTGCTCGGGCTGACCCTGGCGCTGTTCGTCGGACCCGTGCAGTCGTCGTCGCGGGCGTACCTGGCGCGGCTGGCGACACCCGGCCGCGAGGGCGAGCTCTTCGGCCTCTACGCCACCACCGGCCGGGCGGCGTCGTTCCTGGCGCCGGCGCTGTTCGGCGTCGCCGTGACGATCGGCGGCTCGACGCGCTTCGGCATCCTCGGGATCGTGGTGGTGCTCGTCGCGGGGCTGGTGCTCATGGCGTTCGTGAAGCCCGAGCCCCGGACGTAGGCGGTCCCGCACCGCTGCGGTTGTGCGCATCGTTGTGCACAGCGCCGCGGTTCCGTCGAACTCCGCAGCGCGGGTGCGCCAGGATGGACCCATGACCGACCAGCGCATCGCCGTCGTCGTCCTCGCCGCCGGGCAGGGCACGCGCATGAAGTCGTCCACGCCCAAGGTGCTGCACCGGCTCGCCGGGCTGCCGCTCATCGCCCACGTCCTGCGGACGGCGTCGTCCCTCGGGCCGGAACACGTCGCGGTGGTCGTCCGGCACGAGCGTGACCTCGTCGCAGCGGAGATCACCGAGCGCGCGCCCGACGCCATCATCGTCGACCAGGACGACGTCCCCGGCACCGGTCGCGCGGTCGAGGTCGCGGTCCAGGCGCTCCCCGCCGACTTCGACGGTGCCGTCGTGGTGCTCTCCGGCGACGTTCCGTTGCTCGATGCGGCGTCGCTCCGCCTGCTCGTCGACGCGCACGCCCGTGGCGGCAACGGGGCGACCTTCGTCAGTGCGATCGCCCCGGACCCGACCGGCCTCGGACGGATCGTGCGTGACGCCGACGGCGCGTTCACCGGGGTCGTCGAGCACAAGGACGCGACGGTCGAACAGCTTGCCATCGCCGAGGCGAACGCGGGCATCTACGCGTTCGACGTGACGCACCTCCGCGCGGTCCTGCCGTCGCTCACCACGGCGAACGCGCAGGGCGAGAAGTACATCACCGACGCCCCCGCGCTGATCAGCGACCGAGGTGGGCGCATCGACGTGGTCACCCTGACGGACTCGTGGCTCGTCGCCGGCATCAACGACCGCGCGCAGCTCTCCGATGCCGCACGCGAGCTCAACGCCCGCATCGTCCGCCGACACCAGCTCGCCGGCGTCACCGTGCAGGACCCGGCGACCACCTGGATCGACCTCGACGTCTCGATCGAGGCGGACGCCGAGGTCCTGCCCGGCACCCAGCTCCTCGGAGCGACCGCGATCGCCGCCGGTGCCGTGGTCGGGCCGGACACGACGCTGCGCGACACCGAGGTCGGTGCCGGGGCGACGGTGAACCGGGTCGACGCCACCCTCGCGGTCATCGGCGACGGCGCCTCGGTGGGGCCGTTCGCGTACCTGCGTCCGGGCACGATCCTCGGCGACCAGGGCAAGATCGGCACCTTCGTCGAGACGAAGAACGCGAAGATCGGCCGTGGCAGCAAGGTCCCGCACCTGTCCTACATCGGCGACGCCGAGGTGGGCGAGGACTCGAACATCGGCGCGAACACGATCACCGCGAACTACGACGGCGTGCACAAGCACCGGACCGAGGTCGGCTCGAACGTCCGCACCGGCTCGCACAACGTCTTCGTCGCCCCGGTTAGGATTGGTGACGGCGCGTACACGGGTGCCGGGACGACGGTCCGCAAGGACGTCCCGGCCGGATCGCTCGCGATCAGCTACGCCCCACAGCGCAACACCGACGGATGGGTCGAGGAACACCGACCCGGCACACCGGCGGCCGAGGCTGCTCGGCACGCGAACGGCGAATAGATCCTGGCGACCACCGGTCGTCGACATCGACCCCACACGGGTCAGGGAGTGAGCACCGCACTTGTCCGGAATCAAGACAACCGGCCAGAAACGACTCGTCCTCGTCTCGGGGCGAGCACACCCGGCGCTCTCCGCCGAGATCGCAGAGGAACTCGGCGTCGACCTGGTCCCCACCGACGCCCGGACCTTCGCGAACGGTGAGCTGTACGTCCGGTTCGACGAGTCGGTCCGCGGATGCGACGCGTTCGTCATCCAGTCGCACACGGCACCGATCAACGAGTGGCT of the Curtobacterium sp. TC1 genome contains:
- a CDS encoding MFS transporter — translated: MTASPAAVVPQRTDRRALVSWALWDWGSAAFNAVVTTFVFSTYLASRAFVDPARVADTSAAGKAFVERELAHNAAVVSTALTIAGIVVALVAPAIGRLADSSGHRRRSVLIATIGIVLSIGGMVFVAPSQPYLVLGAALLGIGTVAYEIASVGYNAMIGQIASGERTGRVSAIGWAAGYFGGIVLLVVLLVLCIQDFRGDGVVGGLLQLPATVATGQWDVRVAIGIAAVWLAVSSIPLFIVVPDAAPDPRGTGGVLGAYRDLGRDIARLWRERRNVLAFLLASAVFRDGVGAVFTFGGIIAAQVFGFSASQVILFAIAANVVAGVATFVSGRLDDRFGSRALIMVSLIGLAACGLGVLAAGTRTEWFWVLGLTLALFVGPVQSSSRAYLARLATPGREGELFGLYATTGRAASFLAPALFGVAVTIGGSTRFGILGIVVVLVAGLVLMAFVKPEPRT
- the glmU gene encoding bifunctional UDP-N-acetylglucosamine diphosphorylase/glucosamine-1-phosphate N-acetyltransferase GlmU; this encodes MTDQRIAVVVLAAGQGTRMKSSTPKVLHRLAGLPLIAHVLRTASSLGPEHVAVVVRHERDLVAAEITERAPDAIIVDQDDVPGTGRAVEVAVQALPADFDGAVVVLSGDVPLLDAASLRLLVDAHARGGNGATFVSAIAPDPTGLGRIVRDADGAFTGVVEHKDATVEQLAIAEANAGIYAFDVTHLRAVLPSLTTANAQGEKYITDAPALISDRGGRIDVVTLTDSWLVAGINDRAQLSDAARELNARIVRRHQLAGVTVQDPATTWIDLDVSIEADAEVLPGTQLLGATAIAAGAVVGPDTTLRDTEVGAGATVNRVDATLAVIGDGASVGPFAYLRPGTILGDQGKIGTFVETKNAKIGRGSKVPHLSYIGDAEVGEDSNIGANTITANYDGVHKHRTEVGSNVRTGSHNVFVAPVRIGDGAYTGAGTTVRKDVPAGSLAISYAPQRNTDGWVEEHRPGTPAAEAARHANGE